In Candidatus Defluviibacterium haderslevense, the following are encoded in one genomic region:
- the galE gene encoding UDP-glucose 4-epimerase GalE, whose protein sequence is MNKIIVTGGCGYIGSHTIVELIQAGYEVVSVDNLINSDESVLLSIEKITGVKVKNYNLDLSDSSSIDYLVQHEDQILGIIHFAALKAVGDSVKYPLRYYHNNVSSLMNVLHWIELKNIPNLIFSSSCTVYGETEKLPVDESASFKETSSPYGKTKQMCEEIILDTYSSWNNKQAISLRYFNPAGAHHSHLIGESPINAPQNLVPVITETAMGKRSAMTVFGTDYNTRDGSCIRDYIHVMDLAEAHVLALQYLITGKQQSKVDAYNLGIGEGVSVLEAIHAFELVSGMKLNYKLGEKRPGDLPAIYADLNKAKTNLLWSPKKTMDDIMLDAWLWEQKRNLNHDQ, encoded by the coding sequence ATGAATAAAATTATTGTTACTGGTGGATGCGGATATATAGGAAGTCATACCATAGTTGAATTAATTCAAGCTGGATATGAAGTGGTCAGTGTAGATAATTTAATTAATTCTGATGAATCCGTTTTATTGAGTATTGAAAAAATAACGGGCGTAAAAGTTAAAAATTACAATCTGGATCTTTCAGATTCAAGTTCTATAGATTATTTAGTTCAACATGAAGATCAAATTCTGGGTATTATCCATTTTGCTGCATTAAAAGCTGTAGGAGATTCTGTAAAATATCCGCTCAGATATTATCATAATAATGTATCAAGTCTAATGAATGTTCTTCATTGGATTGAATTAAAAAACATTCCGAACCTCATCTTCTCTTCATCATGTACCGTCTATGGTGAAACTGAAAAATTACCAGTCGATGAATCAGCATCTTTCAAAGAGACGTCTTCACCTTATGGTAAAACAAAACAAATGTGTGAAGAAATTATCCTTGATACATACTCTTCTTGGAATAATAAACAAGCTATTTCATTGCGCTATTTCAATCCTGCAGGAGCGCATCATAGCCACTTAATTGGCGAATCTCCAATCAATGCTCCACAAAATTTAGTTCCCGTAATTACCGAAACCGCCATGGGTAAAAGATCTGCAATGACCGTATTTGGTACAGATTACAATACACGTGACGGATCTTGTATCAGGGATTATATCCATGTTATGGATTTAGCTGAGGCGCATGTGTTAGCTTTACAATATCTCATCACAGGAAAACAACAATCAAAAGTAGATGCCTATAATCTGGGTATCGGGGAAGGGGTCTCTGTACTGGAAGCCATTCATGCTTTTGAACTTGTTAGTGGGATGAAATTAAATTATAAGTTAGGCGAAAAACGTCCCGGTGATTTGCCCGCTATATATGCCGATTTGAATAAAGCAAAAACGAATTTACTTTGGTCTCCAAAAAAAACCATGGATGATATTATGTTAGATGCCTGGCTATGGGAGCAAAAAAGAAATTTGAACCATGACCAATAA
- a CDS encoding metal-dependent hydrolase, with protein sequence MPTILGHALFGLSLTPLRPFRGEILKTMLLAMMCAMIPDIDVIGFSFGIKYGSMWGHRGFTHSILFAVLFAWLIAWVFYRDYKNDRAVFIFIIYMFFMCTMSHGVFDAMTDGGKGVGFFIPFSNERIFFNYRPIPVSPFGFDVLLTEAGWYILKAELIFIGGISIFTGLASWLWRLKSIDNLD encoded by the coding sequence ATGCCTACCATCCTTGGTCACGCCCTATTCGGATTATCCTTGACTCCTTTAAGACCTTTCAGGGGAGAAATACTTAAGACCATGTTATTGGCCATGATGTGTGCTATGATACCCGATATCGATGTCATTGGATTTAGTTTTGGAATAAAGTATGGTTCTATGTGGGGGCATCGTGGATTTACACATTCCATTTTATTTGCAGTATTATTTGCATGGTTGATTGCTTGGGTATTTTATAGAGATTATAAAAATGACAGGGCTGTATTTATTTTTATCATTTATATGTTTTTTATGTGTACCATGAGTCATGGTGTATTTGATGCGATGACTGATGGTGGAAAGGGTGTAGGATTTTTTATTCCATTTTCGAATGAGCGAATCTTTTTTAATTATAGACCTATTCCTGTTTCACCTTTCGGATTTGATGTTTTGTTGACTGAGGCTGGTTGGTATATCCTAAAGGCAGAACTAATCTTTATTGGTGGCATTAGTATATTTACTGGGCTAGCATCTTGGTTGTGGAGATTAAAATCGATCGATAATTTAGATTGA
- a CDS encoding TraB/GumN family protein — protein sequence MFQSLSTAIAQKTLENALLWKITGTKLQQASYLFGTMHLIPTSDYFLPNGTKEALATTKSLYLEIDMDDMEDMSALMPIMNKLFMQNDTTLSDLLSKEDMTLVTKHFEEMGLPMVFFEKMKPMFLNAMSSPMMSPDGLEGGQMKSYEMEFVEMAKSLKIPTKGLESIEFQISIFDSIPYGAQAAMLVEGLKSSTGESDELKILTKAYTSQNINQMIETINDKDQSLNPYMDLMVNNRNSNWITIMSKVMIEEPCFFAVGAGHLAGQQGVIQLLRNAGYTVEPVLK from the coding sequence ATGTTTCAGTCGTTGTCTACTGCAATTGCACAGAAGACGCTTGAGAATGCTTTACTATGGAAAATTACAGGCACTAAATTGCAGCAGGCTTCCTATCTTTTTGGAACGATGCATTTAATTCCTACTTCAGATTATTTTCTACCAAATGGAACTAAAGAGGCCTTGGCAACTACAAAATCTTTGTATTTGGAAATAGACATGGATGATATGGAAGACATGTCTGCCCTGATGCCAATTATGAATAAATTATTTATGCAAAATGATACTACCCTGTCTGATTTATTATCTAAAGAAGATATGACATTGGTCACAAAACATTTTGAAGAAATGGGATTGCCTATGGTTTTTTTTGAAAAAATGAAACCTATGTTTTTAAATGCAATGTCTTCTCCTATGATGAGCCCAGATGGGTTGGAAGGCGGGCAGATGAAATCCTATGAAATGGAATTTGTAGAAATGGCTAAATCTTTAAAAATACCGACTAAAGGATTGGAATCTATTGAATTTCAAATTTCAATATTTGATAGTATTCCTTATGGTGCGCAGGCAGCGATGTTGGTGGAAGGACTCAAATCAAGCACCGGCGAATCGGATGAATTGAAAATCTTAACCAAAGCTTACACATCGCAAAATATCAATCAGATGATTGAAACCATCAATGACAAAGATCAAAGTTTAAATCCTTATATGGATTTGATGGTCAATAATCGGAACAGTAACTGGATAACTATTATGTCTAAGGTCATGATTGAAGAACCTTGTTTTTTTGCAGTAGGCGCAGGTCATCTGGCGGGTCAGCAAGGGGTAATTCAATTATTGAGAAATGCTGGTTATACGGTAGAACCTGTTTTAAAATAG
- a CDS encoding redoxin domain-containing protein yields the protein MHFKTFFLLILFITFSDIIQAQDHFKVCFFLLEECKITQAYIPEINSIHKDFSNDRFEYHAYFSSPASDRNDAQAFADRYNLTIPIEMDSTQFWAKKFDIKVMPEVVVYNINLDQIVYQGRIDNLFAKIGKRRSRATQTDLRDGLNSILKGIPIAIPKTTAVGCFLEKM from the coding sequence ATGCATTTCAAAACATTTTTCTTACTAATCCTTTTCATCACTTTTAGCGATATTATACAAGCTCAGGATCATTTCAAAGTGTGTTTTTTTCTTTTGGAAGAATGTAAAATAACCCAAGCCTACATTCCTGAGATTAATAGCATCCACAAAGATTTCTCCAATGATCGTTTTGAATATCACGCCTATTTTTCAAGCCCAGCCTCAGATCGGAATGATGCTCAGGCGTTCGCTGATCGATATAACTTAACCATACCCATAGAAATGGATTCAACTCAGTTCTGGGCCAAGAAATTTGATATCAAGGTCATGCCGGAAGTGGTTGTTTATAATATCAATTTGGATCAGATCGTTTATCAGGGAAGGATCGATAATTTGTTTGCAAAAATCGGAAAACGTCGGTCTCGAGCCACACAAACCGATTTGCGTGATGGACTGAATAGTATCTTAAAAGGAATACCAATAGCCATTCCAAAGACCACTGCTGTTGGTTGCTTTTTAGAAAAAATGTGA
- a CDS encoding M36 family metallopeptidase yields MKKSIFYLLLISTLFWSQSGFSQSQIAIDQGLRFIQGQQSNWNLSISDLKDLTVSDIYTDDHNGVTHIYYLQQFQGIPIFNAITSVHIAPNGQIYDSPSRFYANIKSKVNASKPKIDALKALTLLLNHYEVNNAILPNPKLRSNANKTYFEKTNFTDSDIPVKLMYVPMPDGSLKLAWDLTMDLIDRPDVWSTRVDALTGVVIDQQNLTISCSFGNHSKNSTAKHDCESHSSSILENNKTLLVKPSASVYNVIPFPVESPLHGSRKLVSDPAILSASPYGWHDVNAQAGAEFTITRGNNVYAYLDKDANNTPDAITADGGAGLNFDFPFNTNDEPNTYAKAALTNLFYVNNMVHDVLYGFGFNEKSGSFQVNNYGKGGIGNDAVLAEAQDGSGSNNANFATPSDGSSGRMQMYLWTASLSEVQIVAPKALEGYLSANRASFGVAPTTTPITAKVVWSDDGTFASARKGCKDAQKTANCKGNIVAVDRGDCDFSEKAYFAQKAGAVALLIFGFSEENIAPGAGNLAANVTIPVYYLRKSVVDKFRDSVGINLTITIQKPVDNTAGPDSLDGDFDNGIIAHEYGHGISNRLTGGPAQSNCLGNAEQMGEGWSDFMSLILTAKPGDKKTDVKGIGNYATSGPLDGIGIRRRPYTTDMKVNEFTYKDIDTETHNLGEVWTVMLWDLYWALCDKYGYDPDFNNKTAGNNICIQLVMDGMKLQPCSPGFVDGRNAILKADSINNNKANTCLIWEVFARRGLGYYAKQGSSNFVGDEVEDFESLPICVNDLKIYKKADFLVKAGSNISYTLEIRNLRDAVANNVVLEDEIPNGCTYVNGSASITPTSVSSDKVRWEFASMKELESKTITYKLNTSSSNFSNTLWYDNLESSNVEDLYDNSGVRKGNGVWILGPGFGVDNSTCWLAESSGTEARDYNINNITPIKLTGNNPAFLFFQKFNTQKAIDGGFIELSNDGLFWELLPESDYLLNGVNSNLNYSTFAIPLLKGFSGFTSEFIPTVFDLTKHANKDLYVRFRFGNDATIESTNPGLKGWSIDNLEAINPVFYNGQACVTSALGDNNCVSLPGKGTLVDSKKVVSTQDQNKTEADLLVYPNPAQSEFTVLVPNDFELQKINIHSATGTLLKTINLDHQNQSVVKCSAKDLAKGVILIEAIGSQKILTSKLILK; encoded by the coding sequence ATGAAAAAATCAATATTTTACCTATTGCTAATCAGCACTTTATTTTGGAGCCAATCTGGCTTTTCCCAATCACAAATAGCTATAGATCAAGGACTTAGATTTATTCAAGGTCAACAATCGAATTGGAATTTATCCATTTCAGACCTTAAAGATCTAACAGTTTCTGATATTTACACTGATGATCATAATGGCGTTACGCACATTTATTATCTTCAACAATTTCAAGGCATCCCAATTTTTAATGCCATAACCTCTGTACATATTGCTCCCAATGGTCAGATTTATGACAGTCCATCAAGATTTTATGCCAATATTAAATCTAAAGTCAACGCGAGCAAACCTAAAATTGATGCATTAAAGGCTTTGACCCTTTTACTCAATCATTATGAAGTCAATAATGCTATATTACCTAATCCTAAATTAAGGTCCAATGCAAATAAGACTTATTTTGAAAAAACTAACTTTACCGATTCAGACATACCGGTTAAATTAATGTATGTTCCAATGCCTGATGGAAGTTTGAAATTGGCTTGGGATTTAACCATGGATCTTATAGATCGACCGGATGTCTGGAGTACAAGAGTTGATGCGCTGACTGGGGTTGTAATAGATCAACAAAATTTAACCATTTCGTGCTCCTTTGGGAATCATTCAAAAAATAGCACTGCTAAACACGATTGTGAGTCTCATTCGAGCTCAATTTTAGAAAACAATAAAACATTACTGGTTAAACCATCAGCCAGTGTTTATAATGTTATTCCATTTCCAGTAGAAAGTCCCCTACATGGTTCCAGAAAACTGGTTTCAGATCCTGCTATACTTTCTGCTTCGCCCTATGGATGGCATGATGTAAATGCACAGGCAGGTGCAGAATTTACTATAACTAGAGGAAATAATGTGTATGCTTATCTCGATAAAGATGCGAATAATACACCTGATGCCATTACTGCAGATGGTGGTGCTGGACTGAATTTTGATTTTCCATTTAATACAAATGACGAACCCAACACTTATGCGAAAGCAGCATTAACGAATTTATTTTATGTAAATAATATGGTCCATGATGTATTGTACGGTTTTGGATTTAATGAAAAATCTGGATCATTCCAAGTCAACAATTACGGCAAAGGCGGTATTGGAAATGACGCTGTATTAGCTGAAGCTCAAGATGGAAGTGGATCAAATAATGCCAATTTTGCAACACCTTCTGATGGATCTAGTGGTCGTATGCAAATGTATTTATGGACTGCTTCCTTATCAGAAGTACAGATCGTCGCACCTAAAGCATTAGAAGGTTATTTATCTGCCAATAGAGCTTCTTTCGGAGTAGCTCCCACCACAACACCCATTACTGCAAAAGTGGTGTGGAGTGATGATGGAACTTTTGCCAGCGCTAGAAAAGGCTGTAAAGATGCCCAAAAAACAGCTAATTGCAAAGGTAATATCGTAGCAGTTGATCGAGGAGATTGTGATTTCAGTGAAAAAGCTTATTTCGCTCAAAAAGCTGGTGCAGTTGCTTTACTCATTTTTGGATTTAGCGAAGAAAATATCGCTCCGGGTGCCGGAAATCTAGCAGCTAATGTTACGATTCCCGTTTATTATCTCAGAAAATCAGTTGTTGATAAATTCCGGGATAGTGTCGGAATAAATTTGACCATCACCATTCAAAAACCAGTGGATAATACGGCTGGTCCAGATTCTTTGGATGGCGATTTTGACAATGGAATTATTGCTCATGAATATGGACATGGCATTTCAAATCGATTAACCGGAGGACCAGCACAATCTAATTGCCTCGGCAATGCAGAACAAATGGGTGAAGGCTGGAGTGATTTTATGTCATTAATTCTGACCGCAAAACCAGGTGATAAAAAAACAGATGTTAAAGGTATAGGCAATTATGCCACCAGTGGTCCTCTCGATGGAATTGGTATTCGTAGACGTCCATATACTACAGATATGAAGGTGAATGAGTTTACTTATAAAGATATCGATACTGAAACTCACAATCTTGGAGAAGTATGGACCGTAATGTTGTGGGATTTATATTGGGCTTTGTGCGATAAATATGGCTATGATCCGGACTTCAATAATAAAACAGCAGGAAATAATATCTGCATTCAATTGGTGATGGATGGTATGAAACTTCAACCATGCAGTCCTGGATTTGTAGATGGCCGCAATGCCATATTGAAGGCAGATTCTATCAATAATAATAAAGCTAATACATGTCTTATTTGGGAAGTTTTCGCCAGACGTGGATTGGGATATTATGCTAAACAAGGGTCATCCAATTTTGTAGGTGATGAAGTTGAAGATTTCGAAAGCTTGCCAATATGCGTCAATGACCTAAAAATTTATAAAAAAGCAGATTTTCTAGTCAAAGCTGGTAGCAATATTAGCTACACGCTAGAAATAAGAAATTTAAGAGATGCCGTAGCAAATAATGTTGTCCTAGAAGATGAAATTCCAAATGGCTGTACCTATGTCAATGGATCAGCATCAATAACACCTACATCGGTAAGTTCAGACAAAGTTCGCTGGGAATTTGCTTCGATGAAAGAATTAGAATCAAAAACTATTACTTACAAATTAAATACGTCATCATCCAATTTTTCAAATACCCTTTGGTATGATAATTTAGAATCTTCAAATGTTGAAGATCTATATGATAATAGTGGTGTTAGAAAAGGAAATGGTGTATGGATTTTAGGCCCTGGATTCGGTGTAGATAATTCAACTTGTTGGTTGGCTGAATCAAGCGGTACAGAAGCACGCGATTATAATATTAATAATATTACACCTATTAAATTAACCGGAAATAATCCTGCATTCTTATTTTTCCAAAAATTTAATACACAAAAAGCCATTGACGGTGGTTTTATCGAATTATCGAATGATGGATTGTTTTGGGAATTACTTCCTGAATCTGATTATTTACTCAATGGAGTGAACAGCAATTTGAATTATTCAACTTTCGCAATTCCATTATTGAAAGGATTTTCAGGATTTACTTCAGAATTTATTCCTACCGTTTTCGATCTTACTAAGCATGCAAATAAAGATCTTTACGTTCGTTTCAGATTTGGGAATGATGCAACTATTGAATCTACCAATCCAGGATTAAAAGGTTGGAGTATTGACAATTTAGAAGCCATTAACCCTGTATTTTATAATGGACAGGCCTGTGTCACATCAGCACTTGGGGATAATAACTGTGTCTCTTTGCCAGGAAAAGGAACTTTAGTTGATTCTAAAAAAGTGGTTAGCACTCAGGACCAAAATAAAACCGAAGCGGATTTATTGGTGTACCCTAATCCGGCTCAATCGGAATTTACTGTTCTTGTTCCTAATGATTTTGAATTACAAAAAATCAATATCCATTCAGCTACGGGTACATTGTTGAAAACGATTAACTTAGATCACCAAAACCAATCTGTAGTTAAATGTTCTGCAAAGGATTTAGCAAAAGGTGTAATCCTGATAGAAGCTATTGGATCACAAAAAATTCTGACATCCAAATTGATTTTGAAATAA
- a CDS encoding pentapeptide repeat-containing protein, translated as MKNNYLENITFENINYTLSHLVSGDYEQCLFKNCDFSNTDLSETRFTDCEFNACNLSMANLTKTAFRNIKFVDCKMLGLLFESCNEFGLSFQFENCTLNHASFYGTKIRKTKFKSTQLHEVDFTTCDLSYAVFDNCDLSGSTFEKTILEHADFRTAIHYSIDPEINYLTKAKFSIFGIPGLLDKYDIVIDITN; from the coding sequence ATGAAAAACAATTACCTAGAAAACATAACTTTTGAAAACATCAATTATACCTTATCCCATCTTGTATCAGGAGACTATGAACAATGCCTATTTAAAAATTGTGACTTTTCTAATACCGATCTTTCAGAGACCAGATTTACAGATTGCGAATTCAACGCTTGCAATCTAAGTATGGCAAATCTCACAAAGACCGCTTTCAGAAATATTAAGTTTGTTGATTGTAAGATGCTAGGCCTACTCTTCGAATCTTGTAATGAATTTGGACTATCCTTCCAGTTTGAGAATTGCACACTCAATCATGCATCCTTCTACGGCACCAAAATCAGAAAGACGAAATTCAAATCTACCCAATTACATGAGGTAGATTTTACAACATGCGATTTATCCTATGCTGTTTTTGATAATTGCGATTTATCAGGTTCCACCTTCGAAAAAACCATCCTTGAACACGCCGACTTCAGAACTGCAATCCATTATTCTATAGATCCGGAAATCAATTACCTTACCAAAGCAAAATTTTCTATATTCGGAATACCTGGTTTGTTGGATAAATATGATATTGTTATAGATATCACAAATTAA
- a CDS encoding single-stranded DNA-binding protein: MNSLRNSVQLIGNLGKDPEMTTLEKGKKITRATIATNESYKSNNGDKVTETQWHNLVAWDAKAEFMEKYLKKGHEVIIKGRISNRSYEDKSGVTKYISEIIVSEIVKLTKDA, encoded by the coding sequence ATGAACTCTTTAAGAAATTCTGTACAACTCATTGGAAACTTAGGTAAGGATCCAGAAATGACCACCTTAGAAAAAGGTAAAAAAATAACCCGAGCGACGATCGCAACGAATGAATCTTACAAATCAAATAATGGTGATAAAGTTACGGAAACCCAATGGCACAATCTAGTAGCATGGGATGCAAAAGCAGAATTTATGGAAAAATACCTTAAGAAAGGCCATGAGGTAATTATTAAAGGCCGTATTTCGAATCGCAGCTATGAAGATAAATCTGGTGTTACCAAATACATCTCAGAAATCATCGTAAGCGAAATTGTCAAATTAACCAAAGATGCATAG
- a CDS encoding aminotransferase class V-fold PLP-dependent enzyme, with the protein MKRRSLLTAIGASSLGILNPSGLLQAATKQYQHALDDLNLLHAKDDDDFWQQIRQAYSVSPTLINLNNGGVSPAPRVVQEAVDYYNRLCNEAPSYYMWRILDAGREPLRQKMADLAGTSPDELAFNRNSSESLETVIFGLRLKAGDEIVLTKQDYPNMINAWKQREKRDGLVLKWISFDFPIENKEQIVSKFADAFTSKTKVVHITHMINWNGQLLPAKEIAQEAHKRDIEVLVDGAHSFAHIPYKISDLDCDYFGTSLHKWMSAPIGSGLLYVKKEKIKNLYPFLASADPESTDIRKFESLGTRSFPIEQAIAHAIDFYNMIGTERKFKRLQYLKEYWVNKVKTHPKVNIHCPMSPDWGGALGMVSVTGKKPEELSEYLFTQYKIHTVSIDWENIHGVRITPNVYTMTKELDKLVKGILEFADKA; encoded by the coding sequence ATGAAAAGAAGATCTTTATTAACAGCCATTGGAGCATCAAGTTTGGGAATCTTAAACCCTTCCGGTTTATTACAAGCTGCAACAAAACAATACCAACATGCTCTGGATGATCTGAACCTGTTACACGCAAAAGATGATGATGATTTCTGGCAACAAATAAGACAGGCTTATTCCGTGTCACCTACCCTGATTAATCTTAATAATGGTGGTGTTAGTCCCGCTCCAAGAGTAGTCCAGGAAGCAGTAGATTATTACAATCGTCTTTGTAATGAAGCACCATCCTATTATATGTGGCGAATACTAGATGCCGGGCGTGAACCCCTGCGCCAAAAAATGGCAGATCTCGCCGGAACCAGTCCCGATGAATTAGCATTTAACCGCAATTCTTCTGAATCGCTTGAAACCGTAATCTTTGGTTTGAGATTGAAAGCTGGTGATGAAATTGTATTAACCAAACAAGATTATCCCAATATGATCAATGCGTGGAAACAACGTGAAAAAAGAGATGGGCTGGTACTTAAATGGATTAGTTTTGATTTTCCAATAGAAAACAAAGAACAAATTGTTTCAAAATTTGCTGATGCATTCACTTCCAAAACTAAAGTAGTTCATATCACCCATATGATCAATTGGAATGGCCAACTTTTACCAGCAAAAGAAATCGCACAAGAAGCTCATAAAAGAGATATTGAGGTGCTGGTTGATGGGGCTCACTCTTTTGCACATATACCATACAAAATAAGTGATTTGGATTGTGATTATTTCGGAACCAGTTTACATAAATGGATGAGTGCACCCATAGGCAGTGGTTTGCTTTATGTTAAAAAAGAAAAAATCAAAAACCTCTACCCTTTCTTAGCATCCGCAGATCCTGAAAGTACCGACATCAGAAAATTTGAAAGTCTTGGAACGAGATCATTTCCAATAGAACAAGCTATAGCTCATGCCATTGATTTTTATAATATGATTGGTACCGAACGAAAATTTAAACGCTTACAATACTTAAAAGAATATTGGGTAAATAAAGTCAAAACGCATCCTAAAGTTAATATTCATTGTCCCATGTCACCTGACTGGGGTGGTGCTTTAGGTATGGTCAGTGTAACTGGTAAAAAACCAGAAGAGCTTTCTGAATATCTTTTCACACAATATAAAATTCATACGGTTTCCATAGACTGGGAAAACATTCATGGTGTGCGAATTACACCTAATGTCTATACAATGACTAAAGAATTGGACAAATTGGTAAAAGGAATTTTGGAATTTGCTGATAAGGCCTAG
- the rlmB gene encoding 23S rRNA (guanosine(2251)-2'-O)-methyltransferase RlmB yields MMEQNNEWLIGKNALKEGIAAGKRIQKVYLSDTLDNETLKELLKLIRAQKISVLVVPKSKLDRLNRSNHQGVLASISPIQFYKTMDLVTHIYEQGQHPALALLDGITDVHNFGAIARSAEIFGLGGIIIGNKNSAPVNYEAIKSSAGALLQIPVCKENNLLHTIKELKAQGFVVIGADEKAEQTIEQLDMTEPCVMVFGSEGEGISYDIKNTLDQHVKIPQIGKINSLNVSVSAGIFFYEWMKQNNQKK; encoded by the coding sequence ATGATGGAACAAAATAATGAATGGCTTATTGGAAAGAACGCTTTAAAGGAAGGAATAGCTGCCGGAAAAAGAATTCAAAAAGTATATCTAAGTGATACTCTTGATAATGAGACACTTAAAGAATTATTAAAGTTGATAAGGGCACAAAAGATTTCCGTTCTGGTGGTCCCTAAATCTAAACTGGATCGATTAAATAGATCCAATCATCAAGGAGTTTTAGCATCCATTAGCCCTATCCAATTCTACAAAACTATGGATCTCGTTACTCATATCTATGAACAAGGTCAACACCCTGCTCTTGCATTACTGGATGGAATTACGGATGTTCATAATTTTGGTGCCATAGCAAGATCTGCTGAAATATTTGGATTAGGCGGTATCATTATTGGAAATAAAAATAGTGCACCCGTAAATTATGAGGCTATTAAAAGTTCTGCGGGTGCTTTATTGCAAATTCCTGTATGCAAAGAAAACAATCTTCTTCATACCATTAAAGAACTAAAAGCTCAAGGATTTGTTGTAATAGGCGCGGATGAAAAAGCTGAACAAACTATTGAACAATTGGATATGACCGAGCCTTGTGTAATGGTTTTTGGTTCTGAAGGAGAAGGCATCTCATATGATATTAAAAATACTTTAGACCAGCATGTTAAAATCCCACAAATTGGAAAAATAAATTCATTAAATGTTTCAGTTTCCGCAGGTATTTTTTTCTATGAATGGATGAAACAGAACAATCAAAAAAAATAA